A portion of the Bdellovibrionales bacterium genome contains these proteins:
- a CDS encoding arginase family protein has product MQKNSNTLFGSSFGPDGQIVCVGAPIQLGTINGRGGCEHAPQVLRQYSSFHKLAEQDLYSCADSKVILRSNSLSDVGDILFSPTMHLEKYFNHFEEVLGFLYEMGKIPLILGGDHLVTYYALSSLKKQVKKFQFIHFDAHRDLGEISELELPTHSNFVSYVLSWLEVVTVLQVGIRGFSPFVKMSPKISTVGIPNEELLKKYLSPNIPCYISVDLDCLNPIYFDAVNFPVAHGLNDFHVYDTFEVLKKMKIKILGIDFCEFNPSIDKTGKNTAILLDLIARSIQSLAT; this is encoded by the coding sequence ATGCAAAAGAACAGTAATACTCTTTTTGGATCATCCTTTGGTCCGGATGGACAAATTGTCTGCGTTGGGGCGCCAATTCAACTTGGAACAATTAATGGTCGTGGAGGTTGCGAACATGCTCCTCAAGTCTTAAGACAATACTCATCCTTTCATAAATTAGCAGAACAGGATCTCTATTCTTGTGCTGATTCGAAGGTGATTCTTCGTTCAAACAGCTTATCTGATGTTGGAGATATATTATTTTCTCCAACTATGCATTTAGAAAAATACTTTAACCATTTCGAAGAGGTTTTGGGTTTTCTATATGAAATGGGAAAAATCCCACTTATCCTGGGCGGAGACCATTTGGTCACCTATTATGCGCTAAGTTCCTTAAAAAAACAGGTGAAAAAGTTCCAGTTTATTCATTTTGATGCACATAGGGACCTGGGGGAAATCTCTGAACTGGAACTGCCTACCCATTCGAATTTTGTAAGTTATGTTCTATCCTGGTTAGAGGTTGTAACGGTTTTACAAGTTGGAATTCGTGGCTTTTCGCCATTTGTTAAAATGTCACCTAAGATTTCAACAGTAGGAATTCCCAATGAAGAGCTTTTAAAAAAGTATCTATCACCTAATATCCCTTGCTACATAAGTGTGGATTTAGATTGTTTAAATCCTATTTATTTTGATGCTGTTAATTTTCCTGTGGCACACGGTCTCAATGACTTCCATGTTTATGATACTTTTGAAGTTTTGAAAAAAATGAAAATAAAAATTCTTGGCATTGATTTTTGTGAATTCAATCCATCCATAGATAAAACAGGAAAAAATACGGCTATTTTATTGGATTTGATTGCAAGATCAATACAGTCCCTAGCTACCTGA
- a CDS encoding ABC-2 family transporter protein codes for MKYLDYLFLILVLSFKRHLAFRSYLIGWLVGLCIIQIGNFWFISLLTSDRAAAGETAIRQDFYLLTSLFYISAALYNIFLEPSHDDLPSKIYDREIDLSLIRPMDSQFLNSFSTIGLEALGAMIVPIYILANKTVLFQLSMAQILGAIGSVILCFITYALVMGISVHISFWFPLNSAVWRLSELSLELGSRPKETYPSWFIKYFLSFIPTVYVMWFPTSVLYDLNLSRVGFLLLGISIIVILNRFSWIRGVKKYAKEQ; via the coding sequence ATGAAATACTTAGATTATCTATTCCTCATTCTTGTCCTGTCTTTCAAACGTCATCTTGCTTTTCGAAGCTACCTGATCGGCTGGCTAGTTGGCTTATGCATCATTCAGATTGGGAACTTTTGGTTTATTAGTTTGTTAACGAGTGATCGGGCCGCGGCCGGAGAGACTGCGATCCGCCAGGATTTTTATTTGTTAACCTCACTTTTTTATATTAGCGCGGCACTGTACAATATATTCTTAGAGCCTTCCCATGATGACCTGCCGTCTAAAATTTATGACCGAGAAATTGATCTCAGTCTCATTCGGCCCATGGATAGTCAATTCTTGAATTCCTTTTCGACAATAGGACTTGAAGCTTTGGGCGCTATGATTGTTCCAATCTATATACTTGCAAACAAAACAGTTTTATTTCAACTTTCAATGGCCCAGATTTTAGGTGCTATAGGTTCCGTTATTCTTTGCTTTATCACTTACGCGCTTGTCATGGGAATATCTGTACATATTTCATTCTGGTTTCCTCTTAACTCAGCAGTTTGGAGACTCTCAGAGCTCAGTCTGGAACTTGGTTCGAGACCTAAAGAAACTTATCCAAGTTGGTTTATAAAATATTTTTTAAGCTTTATCCCAACTGTATATGTGATGTGGTTTCCAACTTCAGTCTTATATGACTTAAATCTGTCTCGAGTCGGGTTCCTCTTGTTGGGTATTTCTATCATAGTTATTCTAAATCGATTTTCCTGGATTCGTGGTGTAAAGAAATATGCAAAAGAACAGTAA